TATGATGATGACAACCATACCGATCTAACCCCGTCCATTTTTGTTACTGAAAATGATGTTGATACGAGTAAAGTTGGTAGCTATCACGTGACTTATCGCGCAATTGCTGGTGATGGTCGTTGGAAAGAACGCCGCGTTGAGGTCAATGTTGTTTCTAGACCTACTATCGAAGCGGAAGATGCAACAATTACATGCGGAACTTATTTTGATTACTGGAAAAACGTATCCGCTTTTGATGAACTCGCTGGCGATATCCGGATTTTCTTGCATGTGAAGACAAGTGATTTAAATTCCGATGAACCTGGCAAATACTTCGTGACCTACACAGCTTCGAATTTTTACGGATTAACAACGGAAAAAACAATTTATGTAACGGTAAAATAGTAAAGAGTTTGAGCACTCATCCTGATTTAGATGGGGCTCAAACTCTTTTTTCATTATATTAACGCTTCTTTATCAATAAACACGTTGGCATTGCTATGATTTCGGAGCACTGTCACCGGCCATTCATTCGTTACTTTTTCTTCTAATAGATGCGCGATTGCGTCCCTTTTTTTCTCACCATTTGCAACTAGGATTGCTGTTTTAGCGTTTAAAATATGTTTCACTCCTAGCGTGATTCCTTTTGTGCGGTCTACTTCTTTTGTGAAATATTTTTGTCCGACGTTTTGAGTTGTGCTGTCGAGATCGATGACATGCGCGTAATTTTCGAAGCTGACTCCTGGTTCGTTAAACCCGAGATGCCCATTCACACCAACACCTAGCAAAATGAGTTCTAATCCGCCGCGCTCTTCTATAAATTTATCCGCGGCGTCGCATTCCGCTTGGAGGTCCGCTGATTTTGCATCGAAATAATGGTAATGTGAACGGTCAATTTTAGCTGGCCCGAATAATTCTGTCTCAAGGTAATTCAGGCAACTGCCGTCATCACTTCCGTCCAACCCTACCCATTCGTCGAGCTCTACGAAATAAGCTTTCTGTAAGTCGATCTCACCAGCTTTATGTGCGGAAACGAGACGGCGTAAAGTTCCAACTGGCGTATCTCCTCCTGCAAAACAGTATAGTCCTTCTGGCGATTCTTGGATTGTTTTTATGACTAATTCTGCTGCCGCATCACTCATTGCCTCATAGTCTGCGGATACTTTCAAATTTAGTGCGTGCATCATTTCTTCATCTGCCTCTCTTTAGTTATTAAATTGGGGTAAATATTGTTTGTGCGCTTCTAATAATTCATCTAAAATTTGATGGGCTACCTTATCGCTTGGTACGAGTGGATTCACCGTCATCGCGAGCAAGGCTGTATTGTAATCCCCGGTTACGGCTGCTTCTGCGGCTAATCGCTCAAATGTTTTAATAGATTGGACGAGGCCGTTCACTGCGAGTGGAAGTGGGCCGGTCGTTAATGGAATCGGTCCTTGACTCGTGATGACGCAATTCACTTCCACCGCCGAATCTGGATCAATACCTATTATCGCACCGTTATTTCGCGTGTTTACCGTCTGGATGTCTCGTGTATCATTATAAATGGAATGAATCAAATTGCAAGCGGCTTCACTATAATATGCTCCTCCACGTTGCTCCAGCTGTTTCGGTTTCTCAGCCAAATCCACATCTTTATATAGCTCGAAAAGTTCTGCCTCGACGCGTTTCACAACCTCCGCACGCGTTCCCTCTTTTGCCGCAGCTTCTTTTTGTTCGGCAAGCATGGTTGATGTTTGGTAGTAATAACGCAAATACCCGATTGGCACCATTCCGAGCGTATTTAAGAAAAGTGGATCCCAGCCAATATCCGCGATGTTTTTCAGGGAAATTCCGTCTGCATTTTTCGTCATCTTTTCCATCACGGTTGGCGTGACATTTTTGCCATCCAGATACACATTTTTCGCGAAAACCATGTGATTTAAACCGGCAAATTCCACGTAAATGCGGGACATATCGACATCCAGTTCCTTCGCGATACCTTTTTGAATGCCGATTGGTCCGTTACATAAACCGACAACTTTCGTGATATTGCTATACCGTAGAACGGCTTCTGTGACCATTCCCGCTGGATTTGTAAAATTTACAAGCCATGCGTCAGGGCATAAACGCTCGATGTCGCGGCAGATATCAAGAATGACTGGAATCGTCCGCAATCCTTTGAAAAGTCCACCTGGGCCATTCGTTTCTTGACCGATGACATCATATTTTAGCGGAATACTTTCATCCAACATCCGCGCTTCTAAACGGCCGACACGAAATTGTGTCGTTACAAAATCAGCATCTTTTAGCGCCGCTTCTCGGTCCATCGTTAGGTGAACCTCAATTGGTAATCCTGCTTTTTCAACCATTCGTTTGGCAAGTGCGCCGACAATTTCTAGTTTTTCGCGGCCTTCTTCAACATCGACCAACCATAGTTCACTGATTGGCAACGCGTCATAACGATTGATGAATCCTTCGATTAATTCGGGCGTATAGCTTGAGCCACCGCCGATTGTTGCGATTTTTAATGCTTTTTTCATTGATTTGTACCTCCCGTTTCTTCGTTGACTAATGCTTGTTCTTCTTTATATTTTTGTGCATCCCAAACCTTAAAGAATGGCCAGTAAATTAGCATCGCAAGCGCAATATTGATGATTTGCATGACGGAACCTGATATTTTTCCTCCTGTTGCTAAAAATCCACTGATAATCGGTGGCGTTGTCCATGGTAGCGCGATTCCTGCGGGCTTGGCGACGAGGCCTGAGTCCATTCCGAAGTAGGTGATAATGACGAGCAGGACTGGTGTTAAAACGAATGGGATGATGAAATAAGGATTCAAAACAATTGGTACACCAAATACGATCGGTTCGCTAATATTAAACAAACTCGCTGGTCCTGAAATTTTCGCCAGCTGCTTCATTTGCTTACTTTTAGCGCGCCAGAAAAGTAGGATAACAAGGCCCAGCAAGGCGCCAGTCCCACCTGGAACAATCCATAATTCATAAAATTGCTGTGTAATAATATTCGGTAATTCTTTGCCTGATTGGAATGCAGCGCGGTTGGCGTCCATATTGGCTAACCAAACCGGGTTTGTAAAAGCACCGATAATCGCGTCGCCGTGTAAGCCAATGCTCCAAAGAAGCGCAATAATGATGACGGTTACAATCATACCTGGCAATGTACTACCAATATAATGCATCGGGATTCCGATAACAGTCGAGATAATTTCGTTAATACTTGAAAATGGTGTTAACTCAATAAGCAAGCGGAAAATCCAGATCGTCGTAATCGTGATAAATCCTGGAATCAGGGCAATAAATGATTTTCCGACGGCTTCTGGAACACCATTTGGCATTTTTATAACCCAGTTTTTTTCGAAAATCACGCGGAAAATTTCTGTGGCGACAAGCGCGACAACGATAGCGACGAATAATCCTTGACTCCCGGTAAGAATCGTTGGAATGACACCGCCAACATCGTAAGCAGTTTTGCTTCCTTCTGGTGTAAATGACGTGATTTGGGGAATAGTTAAGATAAAACTAACGAGCGCGACTGCCCCACTCATCAATGGATCGGCTGTTTTGTATTTCTCAGCTAATCTGTAGGCAACACCGAAACAGGCCAGTATCGCCATAATATTATAAGAAGCTTCAACTGGATAGCCTAATTTCACTTGCCACTGCGAACCGAATATATTCGCCATAAAGTCCTCGTATCCTGGAATCGGTAAATATTGAATAATCATAAAAACAGAACCGATAATTAAAAATGGCATCGCTAACATAATTCCATCACGAATCGATGCTAAATGACGTTGTGCCGATAATTTTGCTGCAACTGGTGCTAATCGATTTTCAAGAAATGCATAAAACTTATTCATGGCTTTTACTCCTCACCTTTTTATTCTTTTAAAGATAGCGCTTTCTTAGTTCTTATTATAGTATG
The sequence above is drawn from the Listeria weihenstephanensis genome and encodes:
- a CDS encoding glucosamine-6-phosphate deaminase; this translates as MMHALNLKVSADYEAMSDAAAELVIKTIQESPEGLYCFAGGDTPVGTLRRLVSAHKAGEIDLQKAYFVELDEWVGLDGSDDGSCLNYLETELFGPAKIDRSHYHYFDAKSADLQAECDAADKFIEERGGLELILLGVGVNGHLGFNEPGVSFENYAHVIDLDSTTQNVGQKYFTKEVDRTKGITLGVKHILNAKTAILVANGEKKRDAIAHLLEEKVTNEWPVTVLRNHSNANVFIDKEALI
- a CDS encoding 6-phospho-beta-glucosidase: MKKALKIATIGGGSSYTPELIEGFINRYDALPISELWLVDVEEGREKLEIVGALAKRMVEKAGLPIEVHLTMDREAALKDADFVTTQFRVGRLEARMLDESIPLKYDVIGQETNGPGGLFKGLRTIPVILDICRDIERLCPDAWLVNFTNPAGMVTEAVLRYSNITKVVGLCNGPIGIQKGIAKELDVDMSRIYVEFAGLNHMVFAKNVYLDGKNVTPTVMEKMTKNADGISLKNIADIGWDPLFLNTLGMVPIGYLRYYYQTSTMLAEQKEAAAKEGTRAEVVKRVEAELFELYKDVDLAEKPKQLEQRGGAYYSEAACNLIHSIYNDTRDIQTVNTRNNGAIIGIDPDSAVEVNCVITSQGPIPLTTGPLPLAVNGLVQSIKTFERLAAEAAVTGDYNTALLAMTVNPLVPSDKVAHQILDELLEAHKQYLPQFNN
- the celB gene encoding PTS cellobiose transporter subunit IIC, whose translation is MNKFYAFLENRLAPVAAKLSAQRHLASIRDGIMLAMPFLIIGSVFMIIQYLPIPGYEDFMANIFGSQWQVKLGYPVEASYNIMAILACFGVAYRLAEKYKTADPLMSGAVALVSFILTIPQITSFTPEGSKTAYDVGGVIPTILTGSQGLFVAIVVALVATEIFRVIFEKNWVIKMPNGVPEAVGKSFIALIPGFITITTIWIFRLLIELTPFSSINEIISTVIGIPMHYIGSTLPGMIVTVIIIALLWSIGLHGDAIIGAFTNPVWLANMDANRAAFQSGKELPNIITQQFYELWIVPGGTGALLGLVILLFWRAKSKQMKQLAKISGPASLFNISEPIVFGVPIVLNPYFIIPFVLTPVLLVIITYFGMDSGLVAKPAGIALPWTTPPIISGFLATGGKISGSVMQIINIALAMLIYWPFFKVWDAQKYKEEQALVNEETGGTNQ
- a CDS encoding immunoglobulin-like domain-containing protein: MYKKLTTTALVTSAITLVLPASLAHHTAKAQTIPRKKDLAISGSDRIKGISLHAHRYFIEKNSAFDPMAPPISISAYDDDNHTDLTPSIFVTENDVDTSKVGSYHVTYRAIAGDGRWKERRVEVNVVSRPTIEAEDATITCGTYFDYWKNVSAFDELAGDIRIFLHVKTSDLNSDEPGKYFVTYTASNFYGLTTEKTIYVTVK